One Amphiprion ocellaris isolate individual 3 ecotype Okinawa chromosome 5, ASM2253959v1, whole genome shotgun sequence genomic region harbors:
- the slc6a14 gene encoding sodium- and chloride-dependent neutral and basic amino acid transporter B(0+), producing MRKYGWNTFKDLIFRNPSVVEQDLHVDDGDENTERGNWANKKEYILSMIGYAVGLGNIWRFPYLAYKNGGGAFLIPYFTMLVLTGIPLFFLESALGQFCSQGPINLWRAVPILQGVGVAMVMVTLIVSIYYNVIIAYSLYYMFASMQFPLPWSSCSSNSSCSDTPTVYCNVSGVLMANWTQENITCPSSSIMPVSVQTPSEQYWDRVALQRSSGLDETGPVVWHLALCLLLSSIIVAAALIRGIKSSGKVVYFTATFPYVVIVILLIRGVTLEGARDGIEFYIGSQSNLTKLTEAEVWKDAATQTFYSLSVGWGGVMTLASYNNFHNNVFKDSFVVSLTNAGTSVFAGFAIFSILGHMAHIYKMPVGEVVKEGFGLAFIAYPDALSKLPISPLWSILFFFMLLTVGLDSQFAGIEVITTCLLDAFPKLFKSKHALLTLTTSSILYLLGLPCVTRAGIYWVTLIDQFVASWVLLFLALLEVAGVAYIYGGNRFIKDIEMMLGKKTFAFWLWWRACWFFISPCIIVVILVWSVITFVPPTYGEVPYPPWGLALGWLMIAFILLWIPAVAVYKLIKAKGNPWKRLKSLCSPSDKWHPYLDVHRGERYSEERCRHRKSHNNKQQINVNVISSSWL from the exons ATGAGGAAATACGGCTGGAACACGTTCAAGGATTTAATTTTCAGAAATCCTTCTGTTGTCGAACAG GATCTACATGTGGACGATGGCGATGAGAATACTGAGCGTGGGAACTGGGCCAACAAGAAGGAGTACATCCTCTCTATGATCGGCTATGCTGTCGGACTGGGAAATATCTGGAGATTTCCATATTTGGCCTACAAGAATGGAGGGG gtGCCTTTCTCATCCCTTATTTTACGATGTTGGTGCTGACGGGaattcctcttttcttcctggAAAGTGCCTTGGGTCAGTTCTGCAGTCAAGGTCCAATCAACCTATGGAGAGCAGTGCCAATCCTGCAGG GTGTTGGTGTTGCCATGGTTATGGTGACTCTGATTGTGTCAATTTACTATAACGTCATCATCGCCTACAGCCTGTACTACATGTTCGCCTCCATGCAGTTTCCTCTGCCGTGGTCCAGCTGCTCCAGTAACAGTAGCTGCAGCGACACACCTACAG TGTATTGTAATGTGAGTGGTGTTTTGATGGCCAACTGGACTCAGGAAAACATCACTTGTCCTTCATCCAGCATAATGCCAGTTTCAGTGCAGACACCGAGTGAGCAGTACTGGGA TCGTGTAGCTCTGCAGAGATCCAGTGGTCTGGATGAAACAGGACCAGTAGTTTGGCATTTGGctctctgtctgctgctgagCTCCATCATTGTTGCTGCAGCACTCATCAGAGGCATCAAGTCATCAGGAAAA GTTGTGTACTTCACAGCTACATTTCCTTATGTggtgattgtgatcctgctgaTCAGAGGTGTGACACTAGAGGGAGCTAGAGATGGAATAGAGTTCTACATCGGTTCCCAATCCAATTTGACTAAACTGACCGAAGCAGAG gtGTGGAAAGATGCTGCAACTCAGACCTTCTATTCTCTCTCTGTTGGCTGGGGTGGAGTCATGACTCTTGCTTCCTATAACAACTTTCACAACAATGTGTTCAAGGACTCATTTGTTGTATCACTTACTAATGCTG GGACCAGTGTGTTTGCAGGCTTTGCCATATTTTCAATCCTGGGTCATATGGCTCACATCTACAAAATGCCTGTAGGAGAAGTGGTGAAGGAag GGTTTGGTCTGGCTTTCATTGCGTATCCAGATGCTCTGTCAAAGCTTCCCATTTCCCCGCTGTGGTCCattttgttcttcttcatgCTGCTGACTGTTGGGCTGGACTCTCAGTTTGCAGGAATTG AGGTGATAACCACCTGCCTGCTTGATGCTTTCCCTAAACTCTTCAAATCCAAACACGCCTTACTGACTTTAACAACTAGTTCCATCCTCTACCTCCTGGGCCTGCCATGTGTCACAAGG gcAGGAATATATTGGGTGACTCTGATTGACCAGTTTGTTGCCAGCTGGGTGCTGCTGTTTTTGGCTCTCTTGGAAGTCGCTGGCGTCGCCTACATTTACG GAGGAAATCGTTTTATTAAAGACATTGAGATGATGCTTGGAAAAAAGACTTTTGCTTTCTGGTTGTGGTGGAGAGCATGCTGGTTCTTCATCAGCCCCTGCATCATAGTG GTGATCCTGGTGTGGTCTGTGATAACCTTTGTACCTCCCACCTACGGAGAAGTCCCGTACCCACCGTGGGGTTTGGCTCTAGGCTGGTTGATGATTGCATTCATCCTTTTATGGATCCCTGCTGTCGCTGTTTATAAGCTGATAAAAGCAAAGGGAAACCCATGGAAG CGTCTGAAGTCACTGTGCTCTCCGTCTGATAAATGGCACCCCTACCTGGATGTCCACCGAGGGGAGCGCTACTCAGAAGAACGCTGCCGCCATAGGAAGAGCCATAACAACAAGCAACaaattaatgtaaatgtaatctCCAGCTCGTGGCTCTAA